CTTGGGGACCGCACCGGAGCGAGTAACCCCCCCCGGTGCAGACCAGCTGGGGGGCTCGCGGCGATGCTGGCTGCCTGCTGACCGGGCCCggaggcggcggcggggggcccttgtTCCCGGCCCAGCTGAGCTGAGCACTTGGGGGAAAGTTACCCCACCTGTTCGCCTGCGTCCTGGGAGCTGCTCCGCCGCCCCGCTCGCTCGTGAGTTACCGCTGGCGCCTGGCACTGCccgctgcgggggggggggggcccgagggctgcggggggcgggggggggggggcggcagccgctttgccccaggccggGGGCTGATCCgcttctctgccctccccgcAGGGAGGCTTCGCCACTGAGTCACCATTCCCTCGCCCAGCAAGGAGGAGCTGGTCGCGCTCGCTGCCCGGCTCTGGCAGAGGAGGAAGCGGCTGCTGGCCGCGGCCGGGCTGGCCCTCGCTATGGGACTCGTGCTGCTCATCGCCGTCCCGCTGCTGCTGCAGGCGGCCCCGGAGAGCGCGGCGCACTACGAGATGATGGGCACCTGCCGCATGATCTGCGACCCCTATAGCAGCGCCAGCGCCAGCTCCAGCGCCCGGGCCGGCGGCCCCAGCAGCACGGCAGCCGTGGAGGCGCTGCAGGACCTGAGCGCCAACCCCCCGCCGCCCTTCCTCCCGGGACCCAAGGGGGAGCCCGGCCGGCCGGGCAAgccggggccccggggccctCCAGGGGAGCCGGGGCCCCCCGGTCCCAGAGGGCCGCCCGGAGAGCGGGGAGACTCGGGCAAGCCGGGGCTGCCGGGGCTGGCGGTGGCCGGGGCTGGCGCCcccggggcggcagggggtggtGTCGGCCCCGGGGCGGGCGCCGCGGGGGAGGTGAGCGGGGCGCTGAGCGCGGCCTTCAGCGGCCCCCGGATCGCCTTCTACGTGGGGCTGAAGAGCCCCCACGAGGGCTACGAGGTGCTCAAGTTCGACGACGTGGTGACCAACCTGGGCAACCACTACGAGCCGGCCACGGGCAAGTTCAGCTGCCAGGTGCGGGGCATCTACTTCTTCACCTACCACATCCTCATGCGCGGCGGGGACGGCACCAGCATGTGGGCGGATCTCTGCAAGAACGGCCAGGTGGGTCCTGGGGGCTGGCCGGGATTCCCCCTCCACCATCCCGGGCCGGGATCCCCCCTTCCACCGCCCCGGGACCTCCCTCGGGATCCCCTCTTCCACCGCCTCGGCCCCCTCGGCTCCTCCTTCCGGCTGGGACCCTCAGCATTTACCGGGACCCTcagccctgagctgggacccTCATGCCCCCCACCTAATGTTCTGGACCCTCATTCCCCAGTGTCCAGCACCCTCTGAGCCCAGGACACTGACACCCCATGTTCCTGGGACCctcacctctcccccaccccatcccctaccCTCCAATACCCAGGACTCTCAGCCCTGTGCCTTGGACCTTCTGCCTTCggctgggaccccccccccccaggctcctcACCTCCCCCATGCTCCTCACCCCATGTGCTTGGGACACCAGCACCCTTGTATCCCCAGGATCCTCAGCCCTGCACTCGGGCCCTCCTCCCCTGTGCCCGGGCCCTTCACTCCGTGTGCCTGGGCCCTCCTCCCCTGTGCCCGGGCCCTTCACTCCGTGTGCCTGGGCCCTCCTCCCCTGTGCCCGGGCCCTTCACTCCGTGTGCCTAGGAACTTCACTCCCGGTGCTGGGATTCTACCCTCACCCCATTCCCGGGGCCCTCACCCTGTGCCTGTGACAACGGCATCTTCACACCTCCTATTCCCAGGACTCTGACCCTACCGTGCCTGGGGCACTGGCACACCTCTGTGCCTGGGACTCTCACCACCTGAGCCCTGGACTCTCACCCCGCATGCCTGGGACACTGGCACAGTCATATCCTGCATCTGGGAACCTCAGTCTGTTCCAGGGTCTGTCACTCCCCTGTGGCTGGGACAGCAGCACCCTCATCTCCCCATTCCTGGGATCCTCATCCCCCTGTTCTGGGACCCTCACCCCCTGAGCTCGGGACACCAGCACCCTCACCCACTGGGCCtggatcctccccctcccccatgcctggGTCCCTGTGGCACGTAGGAACATTCTTGTGCCCTAGCACCTTACTCCGAGGATACCCACGATGCCCTCCTGAGCATGATAAGTACTGAGAGTTGGATACCCTCTCCTGTGCCACTTTTTCGAGGGCAGCCAGCCTCCCTGTGCCCAGGACCCTGCTCCCATCCTCCCAGTGCAGGACACCCTGCCCCATCCTGTGCCCTGTGCTCACGACACCCTCCTAAGGGGATGGCATCACCATATAGGCAGAAAACTGTGAGACTGCCATCCTGTCCCTGCCACCCTGTGCCCCGGTATGTCTGTCCCCTCCTGTGTGCTTGGGAACCTCTGCTCAGTGCATGTTGGCAGATTGCCCCATCGCACTATCTCGTGGCCCTCCTGGCTCTAGGACTCCCTCTTTCCTGGATCCTTCCCTCTTGTGTGTGTGACTCTTTTCCCTGCCCTGGGTCCCTCCCTCTTTGCCTGGAACACCACAGGCTCCAGGATAGTCTCAGAGAGCCTTCCACACAGGCTTCTGGGGAGAATCTGGGGTACAGGGGACCCGCCTTTTTATTACCCCCTCCCTTCCTTAAATGTAGTGATTTTCCACTTCTGAGAACAGACTTTTCTCTGTCAGTCTGGGCAGGGCTGCCCCTTCCCATGCTCCAGGATCCTCCAGGTGACAAGTCAGTGCCTTACTGGGGACAGTTACTGTACATTTTAGAAACTCCACTACCTGGAACAAGGGGGAATGAGATTGAGATGTGCAGGAAACTTTTCCTAGCTGCACGCTGTCTAATGAATGGCCTGTCTGGCAGGCAGGCTGTGCTAAGGGGAGCTCTCAGTGTGCCTGCCGCGAGGGAGGGGGTTAAGATCTGGGTGTGAATGTGCAGAAGTGAGCGAAAGGAAAGTGTGTGCGTGTctgtggtggtgtgggggggggtgtctgggaagtggaagaggaggaggaaataaaTATGTGTCAAGGAGAAGGgcctgggggatgggagggaggatgAAGAGGGACAGCGTAGTTGGGGATTAAAGGGGGtgaaggagggaagggagaagatggggttttaaatgaggagaagagaaagggggaagagggtaagagaGTGGGAGGGTTatagagggggaggaggaaaaaaggtgACAGAGGCTGATGGTGGGTTAAAGAAgcaaagggagagaaggaggtagGTTAGAGAGAAATAGGTAAAAAGAGGTAAGGAGACTGTTGGAGGttagggagggaaaggggaaaagagggGAAGGAGTTAGCTGGGGTTAAAGAGTGCGAGTGAGCGGGGGAAGGCGAGAGGCAGGTTTGGAggataccctgt
The sequence above is a segment of the Trachemys scripta elegans isolate TJP31775 chromosome 11, CAS_Tse_1.0, whole genome shotgun sequence genome. Coding sequences within it:
- the C1QL2 gene encoding complement C1q-like protein 2; protein product: MGLVLLIAVPLLLQAAPESAAHYEMMGTCRMICDPYSSASASSSARAGGPSSTAAVEALQDLSANPPPPFLPGPKGEPGRPGKPGPRGPPGEPGPPGPRGPPGERGDSGKPGLPGLAVAGAGAPGAAGGGVGPGAGAAGEVSGALSAAFSGPRIAFYVGLKSPHEGYEVLKFDDVVTNLGNHYEPATGKFSCQVRGIYFFTYHILMRGGDGTSMWADLCKNGQVRASAIAQDADQNYDYASNSVVLHLDSGDEVYVKLDGGKAHGGNNNKYSTFSGFLLYPD